Proteins encoded within one genomic window of Aspergillus nidulans FGSC A4 chromosome VII:
- a CDS encoding protein amyA (transcript_id=CADANIAT00008686) yields the protein MRSPLFLSFAATVLAATPAEWRSQSIYFLLTDRFARTDNSTTAECDTSAKYCGGTWQGIINQLDYIQGMGFTAIWITPVTANLEDGQHGEAYHGYWQQDIYALNPHFGTQDDLRALSDALHDRGMYLMVDVVANHFGYDAPAASVDYSAFNPFNSADYFHTPCDITDYDNQTQVEDCWLYTDAVSLPDVDTTNEEVKEIWYDWVGDLVSDYSIDGLRIDTARHVQKDFWRDYNDAAGVYCVGEVFQGDPDYTCGYQEVMDGVLNYPIYYPLLRAFSSTSGSLSDLANMIETVKYTCSDATLLGNFIENHDNPRFASYTDDISLAKNVAAFVILSDGIPIIYAGQEQHYSGAGDPANREATWLSGYDSTSELYQFISKTNQIRNHAIWQNETYLSYKNYAIYNENNVLAMRKGFDGSQIITILTNAGADAGSSTVSVPNTGFTAGAAVTEIYTCEDITVSGSGEVSVPMESGLPRVLYPKAKLEGSGICGL from the exons ATGCGGTCGCCACTCTTTCTCTCATTTGCGGCGACAGTGCTGGCTGCGACGCCTGCCGAATGGCGCTCGCAGTCAATCTACTTTTTACTCACCGACCGGTTTGCCCGCACCGACAACTCGACAACCGCCGAATGTGATACTAGTGCA AAGTACTGCGGCGGGACATGGCAGGGAATCATTAACCAGCTGGACTACATCCAGGGGATGGGCTTCACAGCCATCTGGATCACCCCAGTGACTGCCAATCTCGAGGATGGGCAGCATGGGGAGGCATACCATGGGTACTGGCAGCAGGATAT ATATGCGTTGAACCCGCACTTTGGCACTCAAGACGACCTCCGAGCACTGTCTGACGCGCTGCACGACCGGGGAATGTACCTTATGGTCGACGTGGTTGCCAATCATTTT GGCTACGACGCCCCGGCCGCGTCGGTCGACTACAGCGCCTTCAACCCCTTTAACTCGGCAGACTACTTCCACACTCCCTGCGATATTACGGACTACGACAACCAGACCCAGGTCGAGGATTGCTGGCTGTACACCGACGCTGTCAGTCTTCCAGATGTCGATACCACCAacgaggaggtcaaggagaTTTGGTACGACTGGGTGGGTGACCTTGTGTCTGACTACTCTA TCGACGGCCTTCGCATCGACACCGCTCGACACGTACAGAAGGACTTCTGGCGCGACTACAACGATGCCGCGGGCGTGTACTGCGTCGGCGAGGTCTTCCAGGGCGATCCCGATTACACATGCGGGTACCAGGAGGTTATGGACGGGGTGCTGAACTATCCCAT CTACTACCCCCTGTTGCGCGCTTTCAGCTCCACATCTGGCAGTCTCAGTGATCTAGCCAACATGATCGAAACGGTAAAGTACACCTGCTCAGACGCTACCTTGCTGGGCAACTTCATCGAGAACCACGATAACCCACGCTTTGCCTC GTACACCGACGACATCTCCCTCGCCAAGAACGTCGCCGCCTTCGTGATCCTCTCCGACGGGATCCCCATCATCTACGCCGGTCAAGAACAGCACTACTCCGGCGCAGGAGACCCGGCAAACCGTGAGGCGACCTGGCTCTCCGGATACGACTCGACGAGCGAGCTGTACCAGTTCATTTCGAAGACGAACCAGATCCGGAATCATGCGATCTGGCAGAATGAGACCTACCTGTCTTACAAA AACTATGCTATCTACAACGAAAACAACGTCCTTGCCATGCGCAAAGGATTCGACGGGTCGCAGATCATCACAATCCTTACGAACGCTGGCGCTGACGCTGGTTCATCGACTGTCTCGGTTCCGAACACCGGGTTCACAGCTGGTGCGGCAGTCACTGAGATCTATACCTGCGAGGACATTACAGTCTCGGGCAGCGGTGAAGTGTCAGTGCCTATGGAGAGCGGCTTGCCGAGGGTTCTGTATCCGAAGGCGAAGCTGGAAGGGAGCGGGATTTGCGGCCTGTAG
- a CDS encoding uncharacterized protein (transcript_id=CADANIAT00008687) gives MTPTHELYIPISGLGLTPTSCSHWSFFLRTPGASYGDLLHIQPISLSPLWFQFDACEGIDISSLQAEGMVKIADLTSEQRRHAVKIIRSEPAPRDGKRRCQEWVVDVLVSLEVEELVTKTLDIGQASSNSAGVRT, from the exons ATGACACCAACGCACGAGCTGTACATCCCCATCTCGGGGCTCGGCCTAACCCCAACATCCTGCTCGCACTGGTCCTTCTTCCTGCGCACGCCGGGCGCCTCCTACGGCGACCTTCTACACATCCAACcgatctctctctctccgCTCTGGTTCCAGTTTGACGCGTGCGAGGGGATCGACATCTCCTCACTCCAAGCGGAAGGGATGGTGAAGATCGCAGACCTTACGTCAGAGCAACGACGGCACGCTGTCAAGATCATCCGCTCGGAGCCTGCACCTAGAGACGGCAAGAGACGCTGCCAGGAGTGGGTTGTTGATGTGCTTGTTAGtctggaggtggaggaactG GTAACCAAGACCTTAGACATTGGACAAGCGTCTTCTAACAGTGCTGGCGTCCGTACATAA
- a CDS encoding protein ahpA (transcript_id=CADANIAT00008688): MPPDPDRRRSSNRMAIPYATGLPADNQPLPSFRELLPPHLHEEIESTSYFNSQHNSRQPRERPASSHELGLNSVPREHASSRSSRPSPVLPPIRDLQSYPDRATGVYPDPRGLPPPPEITARPVGPHGYPHAAPAVPGPLADRNADAYRGVPPMHGQVRYHYPSMAYQSDPDHASVPSLSHAPQSNFGILGDSTDARNRRRRGNLPKPVTEILKAWFHAHLDHPYPSEEDKQMLMSRTGLTINQISNWFINARRRHLPALRNQRRTGGSDLDERQSLSDMEQTSPEPSPHRRL; the protein is encoded by the exons ATGCCACCGGACCCTGACCGGAGGCGGAGTTCTAATAGAATGGCCATTCCTTACGCAACCGGGCTGCCGGCCGACAACCAGCCTTTGCCGTCATTTCGCGAG CTCCTCCCACCACATCTTCACGAAGAGATCGAATCTACTTCATATTTTAACTCTCAACATAACTCTCGGCAACCGCGCGAGcgtccagcatcatcacaCGAATTGGGTCTTAACTCGGTCCCAAGAGAGCATGCTTCATCGCGGTCTTCGCGTCCCAGTCCGGTGCTCCCACCAATCCGCGATCTGCAGTCGTACCCAGACCGTGCGACGGGCGTATATCCAGACCCCAGGGGTCTCCCGCCGCCGCCGGAAATCACCGCCAGGCCTGTTGGTCCCCACGGATACCCCCATGCAGCGCCAGCCGTGCCTGGTCCACTGGCCGACAGGAATGCCGACGCCTACCGCGGCGTGCCGCCAATGCACGGTCAGGTGCGATACCACTATCCATCGATGGCGTATCAGAGCGACCCGGACCACGCTTCCGTACCGTCGCTCTCGCACGCGCCTCAGTCGAATTTCGGCATTCTAGGGGATTCCACCGACGCGAGGAACAGACGCCGCCGAGGGAACCTTCCTAAACCCGTCACTGAGATCCTCAAGGCCTGGTTTCATGCGCATCTGGATCACCCTTATCcgagcgaggaggacaagCAGATGCTCATGTCCCGAACAGGTCTTACAATCAACCAG ATCAGCAATTGGTTCATTAATGCGAGAAGACGCCACCTTCCAGCCCTGCGTAATCAAAGACGTACTGGCGGAAGCGACCTGGATGAACGACAGTCGTTGAGCGATATGGAACAAACGTCGCCTGAGCCATCACCTCATCGAAGACTATGA
- a CDS encoding uncharacterized protein (transcript_id=CADANIAT00008689) — MATSTAFNAANHGLQIGNNSGSITAEFHVARAYTTEDIDRICLHALRCPDSLAVKNRLKESKDRLVYQSIQWILEDAQYKDWENGDDVGLLWIKGGAGKGKTMLSIGLIEQLARAQDDSTVVIYSFCQNADYELNTLEAILKGLILQLANRQPELKESLRRRWDTIQESFSEDVTSWQSLWNILFEMLARCKYSRVYMVVDALDECQDNDMVDFLKSIVRKGLDQPGKVKWMLTSRPWDGAERVLLAGQDQVQINLDGEHNSQSVSGAVEAYITSKVEELSRQHKYGATLKSEIETELTERSEGTFLWVSLVCKALESVSRDDALSTVQSLPPGLHPLYDRVLNQLNEGELAEVQKCMRLLKAMMTVYRPLKVEEVASVIGLTDEEDTIRALVDCCASFIRLREDKIEFVHQSARDYLAAGTGLSILDSHGRFGHEEIALACLTYLSEYLKPNLVNLPRPDATRDTLGLGNGPTNGVLSRVDYAAMFWVSHLKNTSNDSDKSQVSVFLHTKLLEWLECLSLLDRLPRAIDALRALEEILKLTKDDCQALAFVQDAMRFLLRHYHTLSHWPLQIYSSAIIFSPESSVVKGENLHKVPVWLGRAPPMEDSWTPMIQTLTGHSEAVWRVAFSPDGKQIASGSDSGLIKLWDTTTGSLQKTLSGSHPKRRYQIQQEQVKAMAFLPDSKLIISGYYDGSVMLWDTTTGDRQEIADHFGISKVNYTYLQPPEQGGYGLHAGAFSADCKQIAAFGWSRDSTCIMLFDTATGDLQKILKGHSHECSTMAFSSDSRQLVTGSVDCTVRLWNTTTGDLEKTFVGHTGTVLSVAISSDGRQIVSGSIEAVKLWDAATGDLLKTLASGFAGSVAFSPDSRQIAAGFKDGKIFIWDAAGTLQKTLERHPGAIMSIAFSPDVKQLVTCSTDSTIKRWDITIGGVQEAVGHSKHVTTMVLSPDGKVIASGSADKTIKLWDAATGDLQKTLTGHLDTVEKVVFSLDNRQIVSCSSEAVKIWDAATGKVQNSFESDDVFTIVAVSPDGKHIASGHCNGRIKLWDMATGSLLKTMAGYRSKFDSLVTTEVFDIQLQEAIFNTQITGLVFSPDAKLILSTSTDRAIKLWDAATGDLQKRLPCHSDSIITDAFSRSSGYPNWIFSVAFSSDGQHIAAASADKTIRVWSIEKSLKASKYLGRAVGSHIKSSRPWKEIKPSAQVYDVIFSPGNQYLATDIGPIPLESTPTKGEGERPVRSDSDSDSDSLQSLCHRDQWLCYGAMPFLRLSPDFYVTRWDAHGDRVVVGYDNGQVSSFNIDRRSLQADWGTLEL, encoded by the exons ATGGCCACGTCCACTGCTTTTAATGCGGCAAACCATGGCCTCCAAATCGGAAACAACTCGGGTTCCATCACAGCAGAATTCCATGTGGCGCGGG CGTACACCACCGAAGACATTGATCGAATTTGTCTCCATGCTCTGCGCTGCCCGGACTCACTGGCTGTGAAGAATCGCCTGAAAGAGAGCAAGGACAGGTTGGTTTACCAATCCATTCAGTGGATTCTTGAAGATGCGCAGTACAAAGATTGGGAAAATGGGGATGACGTCGGCCTGCTTTGGATCAAGGGAGGCGCTGGGAAGGGGAAGACCATGTTGTCAATCGGTCTGATCGAACAGCTTGCCCGTGCGCAGGATGACTCCACCGTGGTGATTTATTCTTTCTGCCAGAATGCCGACTACGAGCTCAATACATTGGAAGCCATTCTCAAGGGGTTGATTCTGCAGCTGGCGAATCGGCAACCAGAGCTGAAAGAATCGCTCCGTCGCCGGTGGGACACTATACAGGAGTCTTTCAGCGAGGATGTAACCTCGTGGCAATCGTTGTGGAACATTCTTTTCGAAATGTTGGCCCGGTGCAAGTACTCTAGGGTATATATGGTTGTTGATGCGCTCGATGAATGTCAGGATAACGACATGGTTGATTTTCTCAAATCCATCGTGCGAAAGGGACTGGATCAGCCTGGTAAGGTCAAGTGGATGTTGACAAGCCGACCATGGGACGGCGCAGAGCGGGTGTTATTAGCTGGTCAGGACCAGGTGCAAATCAATCTGGATGGGGAACACAATTCCCAATCTGTATCTGGGGCTGTGGAGGCTTATATCACTTCCAAAGTGGAGGAGCTTAGTCGCCAGCACAAATATGGAGCGACCCTGAAGAGCGAAATAGAGACTGAGCTTACTGAAAGATCGGAAGGTACCTTCCTATGGGTAAGCTTGGTATGCAAGGCGCTCGAGAGTGTCTCTCGAGATGACGCTCTGTCCACAGTTCAAAGCTTGCCGCCGGGTCTGCATCCGCTTTATGATCGGGTATTGAACCAGCTCAATGAAGGCGAACTGGCTGAAGTACAGAAGTGTATGCGACTGCTCAAGGCCATGATGACGGTATACCGACCTTTGAAAGTGGAGGAAGTCGCTAGTGTGATCGGCCTaaccgatgaagaggacacCATTAGAGCATTAGTCGATTGCTGTGCTTCATTCATCCGGTTGCGCGAAGACAAAATCGAGTTTGTTCATCAGTCAGCGCGAGACTACTTGGCCGCAGGGACTGGGCTGTCTATACTCGACTCTCATGGACGCTTTGGACATGAAGAAATTGCCCTCGCTTGTCTGACCTATTTATCTGAATATCTCAAGCCCAACCTTGTCAACCTGCCGCGGCCCGATGCCACGAGAGACACTTTAGGTTTGGGAAATGGACCGACAAATGGCGTACTGTCTCGCGTGGACTATGCAGCTATGTTCTGGGTGTCACATCTAAAGAACACaagcaacgacagcgacaAGAGCCAAGTTAGCGTATTTCTCCACACAAAGTTGTTAGAATGGCTAGAATGCCTAAGTCTGTTGGACAGGCTACCAAGGGCCATTGACGCGTTAAGAGCACTTGAAGAAATACTGAAA TTGACAAAGGATGACTGTCAAGCTTTAGCATTCGTGCAGGATGCTATGCGCTTTTTATTACGACATTACCACACTTTGTCACACTGGCCACTGCAAATCTACAGCTCTGCCATCATTTTCAGTCCTGAATCAAGTGTTGTGAAAGGCGAAAACCTTCACAAAGTTCCTGTATGGCTGGGAAGAGCTCCTCCTATGGAGGATAGTTGGACGCCTATGATACAGACACTAACAGGTCATTCAGAGGCTGTCTGGAGAGTCGCTTTCTCACCTGACGGCAAGCAAATAGCATCAGGCTCTGACAGTGGTTTGATTAAGCTCTGGGATACTACTACAGGTAGCCTCCAGAAGACACTATCAGGGAGCCACCCGAAAAGGCGATATCAAATACAGCAGGAGCAAGTCAAGGCAATGGCGTTCTTACCAGATAGCAAGCTGATTATATCGGGCTATTATGATGGCTCTGTTATGCTCTGGGATACCACCACAGGTGACCGTCAAGAGATAGCCGACCACTTCGGCATATCAAAGGTCAATTATACCTACTTGCAGCCACCTGAACAGGGCGGGTACGGCCTCCACGCAGGGGCTTTCTCGGCGGATTGCAAACAGATTGCAGCATTCGGTTGGTCGCGTGATAGTACATGTATCATGCTCTTTGATACTGCTACAGGGGACCTCCAGAAGATCCTAAAAGGCCACTCACATGAATGCTCAACTATGGCCTTTTCGTCAGACAGCAGGCAGCTTGTAACAGGCTCTGTAGACTGCACTGTCCGGCTCTGGAACACTACCACAGGTGACCTTGAAAAGACGTTCGTTGGTCACACAGGAACGGTTTTGAGTGTGGCCATTTCATCAGATGGTAGGCAGATTGTGTCAGGCTCTATTGAGGCCGTCAAGTTGTGGGATGCTGCAACAGGGGACCTGCTCAAGACACTGGCAAGCGGTTTTGCCGGGAGTGTGGCCTTTTCACCCGACAGTAGGCAGATCGCAGCAGGCTTTAAAGATGGCAAAATCTTTATTTGGGATGCTGCGGGCACTCTTCAGAAGACGCTAGAGCGCCATCCAGGGGCAATTATGTCTATCGCCTTCTCACCAGACGTCAAGCAGCTTGTTACATGCTCTACTGATTCGACAATCAAGCGTTGGGATATTACCATAGGTGGCGTTCAGGAAGCTGTAGGCCACTCAAAGCATGTTACAACTATGGTCCTTTCACCAGACGGCAAGGTGATTGCGTCAGGCTCTGCTGACAAGACTATCAAGCTTTGGGATGCTGCAACGGGCGATCTCCAGAAAACCCTAACAGGGCATCTAGACACAGTAGAGAAGGTGGTCTTTTCACTAGACAACAGGCAGATcgtctcctgctcctccgaGGCAGTCAAAATCTGGGATGCTGCCACAGGTAAGGTCCAGAACTCATTTGAGAGCGATGACGTGTTCACAATTGTGGCTGTCTCACCTGACGGCAAGCACATCGCATCAGGCCATTGTAACGGCAGGATTAAGCTCTGGGATATGGCCACAGGCAGTCTCCTAAAGACAATGGCGGGCTACAGAAGCAAATTTGATTCCCTGGTGACAACAGAGGTTTTCGATATCCAACTCCAAGAAGCGATCTTCAATACCCAAATCACGGGGCTGGTTTTCTCTCCTGATGCCAAGCTAATTTTATCAACGTCCACTGATAGAGCCATTAAGCTGTGGGATGCTGCAACAGGAGACCTCCAGAAGAGACTACCATGCCATTCAGACAGCATCATTACTGATGCTTTTTCACGCAGCTCAGGCTATCCAAACTGGATCTTTTCAGTGGCCTTTTCATCAGACGGTCAGCATATCGCGGCAGCCTCTGCTGATAAAACCATCCGGGTCTGGAGCATCGAAAAATCCCTCAAAGCCTCAAAATATCTGGGCCGCGCTGTCGGTAGTCATATCAAATCGTCCCGGCCATGGAAGGAGATTAAGCCATCCGCTCAGGTGTATGACGTGATATTTAGCCCAGGCAACCAATACCTTGCAACAGACATTGGACCAATACCACTAGAGAGCACCCCGAcaaaaggagaaggggagcgGCCAGTGAGGTCGGATTCGGATTCGGATTCGGATTCATTGCAGAGCCTGTGCCACCGAGATCAGTGGTTATGCTATGGGGCAATGCCCTTCCTTCGGCTGTCGCCGGACTTCTATGTTACTCGTTGGGATGCGCACGGTGATCGAGTGGTTGTCGGATACGACAATGGTCAAGTCTCAAGCTTTAATATCGATCGACGGAGCTTACAAGCAGACTGGGGAACACTTGAGCTATGA
- a CDS encoding uncharacterized protein (transcript_id=CADANIAT00008690): protein MATQGKLDAAQASDISQLWQQAVKNYEKKTKKSLHLAQFSNIDQIMKGTEGLSSEFKDFRHDRSKTDNVRTALKNNLWLIQKVVNTVEVVGNAASAFPPAMPASLIFTAFGQVMQSFAAVSADYDKIMGFFDFTHRFFDRLSMIEDKTPQQAPFQRCVARVFSGMLTICSMAQEYAEKKRFKKWFSSLIDGSDGALSSAIQEMEEAVNELTQAVGLATLRTVEILDDIVQSMNGNVEFLVAQVTVIDGRMKDIKSDTGTIIEQTQTLELKQDAMLKMLNEQSRLFNDAVQSFEYIQMGSNFGQSFQTSLLKLDVVRLKLTRWGQSVGLANVDDGVKQLQMTNLAPEDQEQVQDLLSQILELFAEAEAASKRLRRRNPNLKVLDPAEELDGVSAPLHQKMQDLAKKRQGKSELEQDQVTILYEEKNFARLIEDIGELVDGLVDLFPGIQEEQRKLCEEEVSGLNANEGALSLLKEVAAGQDKLLSDTVVKVIQSTTSYTNSVVFSGPNSGFQIGNNSGKISGVRFGGS from the exons ATGGCTACCCAGGGAAAGCTCGATGCGGCACAGGCGTCCGACATCAGTCAACTCTGGCAACAAGCAGTCAAGAACTATGAGAAAAAGACCAAGAAGTCTCTGCACCTGGCGCAATTCAGCAACATCGACCAAATAATGAAGGGCACGGAAGGCTTGTCAAGCGAGTTTAAGGATTTCCGGCATGACCGATCGAAAACAGACAATGTGCGGACTGCATTGAAGAATAATTTATGGCTGATTCAGAAGGTCGTGAATACAGTCGAGGTGGTTGGGAATGCTGCATCG GCCTTCCCCCCCGCAATGCCAGCCAGCTTGATTTTCACGGCCTTTGGACAGGTCATGCAG TCTTTTGCCGCGGTATCCGCCGACTATGACAAGATCATGGGGTTTTTCGACTTCACGCATCGCTTCTTCGACCGGCTCTCCATGATCGAGGATAAAACTCCCCAGCAAGCGCCGTTCCAGCGATGCGTTGCGCGGGTCTTCTCAGGCATGCTGACCATTTGTTCCATGGCGCAGGAATATgccgagaagaaaagattCA AAAAGTGGTTTTCCAGTTTGATCGATGGATCGGATGGGGCTCTTTCTAGTGCCAtccaggaaatggaggaGGCCGTGAACGAGCTGACGCAAGCCGTTGGCCTAGCTACGCTACGAACCGTCGAGATCCTAGACGACATCGTCCAAAGCATGAACGGAAACGTCGAGTTCCTCGTAGCGCAGGTCACTGTAATCGATGGACGAATGAAGGACATCAAATCCGACACAGGGACTATCATCGAACAAACCCAGACACTGGAACTGAAACAGGACGCCATGCTCAAGATGCTGAACGAGCAATCTCGGCTTTTCAACGACGCGGTGCAAAGTTTCGAGTATATCCAAATGGGGTCTAATTTCGGGCAGAGCTTCCAAACCAGTTTGCTGAAACTCGACGTCGTAAGGCTCAAGCTGACTCGGTGGGGTCAGTCGGTTGGACTGGCGAATGTGGACGACGGCGTGAAACAGCTTCAGATGACGAATCTCGCTCCCGAAGATCAAGAGCAGGTCCAGGATCTTCTGTCCCAAATTCTGGAGCTCTTTGCGGAAGCTGAAGCGGCGTCGAAGCGATTGCGACGACGCAATCCCAACTTGAAAGTGCTGGACCCCGCCGAAGAGCTAGACGGCGTCTCAGCACCACTGCACCAGAAGATGCAAGATCTCGCTAAGAAGCGGCAGGGAAAGTCCGAGTTGGAGCAGGACCAAGTGACTATTCTgtacgaggagaagaatttCGCCCGGCTGATCGAGGACATCGGTGAATTGGTGGATGGCTTGGTCGATCTTTTCCCAGGAAttcaggaagagcagcgcAAGCTGTGTGAAGAGGAGGTGTCCGGGTTGAACGCGAACGAGGGCGCTCTTTCGctgctgaaggaggttgctgctggccaGGACAAGCTGCTGAGTGACACGGTTGTCAAAGTCATTCAATCCACTACCTCCTACACCAACAGTGTGGTATTTTCGGGACCCAACTCGGGCTTTCAGATAGGGAACAACTCCGGCAAGATTAGTGGTGTTCGCTTTGGTGGTTCCTAA